In Clostridia bacterium, the sequence ATATAAGGTTTTTGTTAACAAAAAATCATACAAAGGTGCTGTTAAGAATGGGTATTTAGAAATAGGTTTGTCAGATGAAACTAATATAAAAATTGATTTTGAAATGTCTGTAAGATTGGTGTATGCGCATAATAAGGTCAGAGCTGACAGCGGAAGAGCCGCAGTAACCAGAGGACCGATTGTATATGCCGCAGAAGGAATAGACAATCCAAATATTGATTTAAATGATGTTAAACTTGATCTATCAAGAAAACCTAAACTAGAAGAAGGAAGTATAGCTAAATATAATATTATATTGCCCGCTTACAAGAGAGCGCAAACAGAGCTGTATTCATATCAAAAACCAAAATATCAAAAAATAGATTTAAAATTGCTGCCATATTTTATGTGGGCAAATAGAGAAAAAAGCGATATGCAGGTGTGGTTTTTATACTAAAAAATAAAAAAGAGTATGTTACAATACATACTCTTTTTTGATTATTATGTATAATGGTTTTAATAAAAATTTTTTAGGTGAAGAGATGAAAAAGTTATCTGAAATGACCAATGAAGAATTATGGCAGTTGTTTCCAATAATTTTAAAAGAATATAACGAAGAATATAAAAACTGGTATAGTGAAGAAAAGCAAAATATAATATATGCGGTAGGAATTGATAATATAGTGCGAATAAATCATATAGGCAGCACTTCGGTTGATGGTCTTATCGCCAAGCCGACCATAGATATTTTGCTTGAAATAAAAGTTGATACCGATTTGGAACAGCTGAAAGCATCACTAATTAATACAGGATACATCTTTTCGTTTCAGCCAGACAGACCTAAGCCTAGCATGATGTTTTTAAAAGGCTATTCAGAACAAGGTTTTTTGAAAAAAGTTTTTCATTTGCATATAAGATATCCAGGCGATTGCGATGAATTGTATTTTAGAGATTATCTAAAAGAATTTGATGATGTAGCAAGACAATATGAAAAGCTCAAATTAGAATTGGCAAAAAAATATAAACATAACCGTGATGCATACACACATGCCAAAACCGAATTTATAAAAAAATACACGCAAGCAGCCAAAGACCGCTACAAGGACAGATATAAAATCGATTGATTTTTAGAAAGATAATTAATAAATATTAATCGCAAAAAATAAATAATTTTGTCTAAAAGTTTTTAATCAAAAATAAAAACAGTTTTTTGCTTGCCTTGGATACAAATTTGCTATATTTAATATTTTTGTTTATAATAATTTTATCAATCAATATGGAGTTATTATTATGAAGATTATTGTTGACGCTTTTGGTGGCGATAACGCACCCGTTGAAATCATCAAGGGCGCAGTTGAAGCCTTAAATCAAAGCAATGAAATAAAGATTGTTTTATCTGGGAAAAATGATGTTATTTCTAAAGAACTTGAAAAATACACTTTTGACAACAGCCGTATAGAGGTTTTGGATGCAGCCGAAGTTATAGGAAATAACGAGCATCCTACATTGGCTATCAGAGAGAAAAAAGAATCTTCTCTTGTAAAAGGGCTTTACCGTCTGAAAGAAGATGATGAAGTTGCAGCTATGGTATCGGCAGGAAGCACCGGAGCGTTTTTGACAGGAGCTATGCTTATCGTAGGACGTCTTGACGGAATAGACAGACCTGCATTAGCGCCCGTTCTGCCTACATTGACTTACGGTCATACCATGCTTATAGACAGCGGAGCCAATATGGATTGCAAGCCTGAATATCTTGTTCAGTTCGCGATAATGGGCTCATCATATATGCAGTCAATTTATGGAATACAATCTCCCAAGGTCGGACTTTTGTCAGTAGGCACCGAAGACGAAAAAGGCAATGCTCAATCAAAAGCCGCATTTGAACTTTTAAAAAATGCGCCTGTTAATTTTGTGGGCA encodes:
- a CDS encoding GrpB family protein, which encodes MKKLSEMTNEELWQLFPIILKEYNEEYKNWYSEEKQNIIYAVGIDNIVRINHIGSTSVDGLIAKPTIDILLEIKVDTDLEQLKASLINTGYIFSFQPDRPKPSMMFLKGYSEQGFLKKVFHLHIRYPGDCDELYFRDYLKEFDDVARQYEKLKLELAKKYKHNRDAYTHAKTEFIKKYTQAAKDRYKDRYKID
- the plsX gene encoding phosphate acyltransferase PlsX; translation: MKIIVDAFGGDNAPVEIIKGAVEALNQSNEIKIVLSGKNDVISKELEKYTFDNSRIEVLDAAEVIGNNEHPTLAIREKKESSLVKGLYRLKEDDEVAAMVSAGSTGAFLTGAMLIVGRLDGIDRPALAPVLPTLTYGHTMLIDSGANMDCKPEYLVQFAIMGSSYMQSIYGIQSPKVGLLSVGTEDEKGNAQSKAAFELLKNAPVNFVGNMEARDAVSGDYDVIVADGFVGNVMLKSLEGAMNLMLTGLKQSIMERTLSKIGAALMKPSFKKLKDRLDYTKMGGAPFLGCKKIVVKTHGSSKAQTIAAAILQAQSMAKQDLIEKIKSGLSKLAQ